From a single Glycine soja cultivar W05 chromosome 19, ASM419377v2, whole genome shotgun sequence genomic region:
- the LOC114399471 gene encoding uncharacterized protein LOC114399471: MPSTLQSFKLLATRCATTTATQSPTASPVVLRRRRRKTLRMFLHDPPETADKDIRVRSKLKDLLLSSPPPPPMIKKRQEREGLLPGGGGGFGFRLRSGSGFRRGGAASLRHRLLRRAWRPVLQSIPE; this comes from the coding sequence ATGCCTTCCACCCTTCAAAGCTTCAAGCTCCTTGCCACTCGCtgcgccaccaccaccgccacccAAAGCCCCACCGCGAGCCCCGTCGTcctccgccgccgccgccgcaaGACCCTTCGCATGTTCCTCCACGACCCGCCGGAAACCGCCGACAAAGACATTAGAGTCCGCTCAAAGCTCAAGGATTTGCTCCTCTCCTCGCCGCCACCGCCGCCGATGATCAAGAAACGCCAAGAGCGGGAGGGGCTGCTCCCCGGTGGCGGCGGCGGCTTCGGGTTCCGATTACGAAGCGGTTCCGGTTTCCGGCGCGGCGGCGCCGCCTCACTCCGGCATAGACTGCTGAGAAGAGCTTGGCGACCTGTGCTCCAATCCATCCCTGAGTAG
- the LOC114398568 gene encoding uncharacterized protein LOC114398568, with the protein MANQGEPYSNSERYRRLIGKLNYLTITRLDISFAVQFMQAPHVDDWKFVIRILEFIKKALGQGFLYEDKGNTQIFGYCDGDWAGCPIGRKSTTGYCVFIRGNIISWKSKKQDIVAQSNAFAEYRAMAITTCELVWIKQLLQELQFCEVKQMKLYCDNDSSSHCFRSYVS; encoded by the coding sequence ATGGCAAACCAAGGTGAACCATATTCAAATTCAGAAAGATATAGAAGACTAATTGGAAAGCTCAATTATCTCACAATTACAAGACTTGACATCTCCTTTGCAGTTCAGTTCATGCAGGCTCCTcatgttgatgactggaaatttgtgATTCGCATTCTCGAGTTCATTAAAAAGGCTCTAGGACAAGGATTTTTATATGAGGACAAAGGAAATACCCAAATTTTTGGGTATTGTGATGGTGATTGGGCTGGATGCCCCATAGGAAGAAAGTCCACTACTGGATATTGTGTATTCATTAGAGGCAATATTATCTCTTGGAAGAGCAAGAAACAAGACATTGTTGCTCAGTCCAATGCATTCGCAGAATATAGGGCCATGGCCATAACCACTTGTGAGTTAGTTTGGATCAAACAACTTCTTCAAGAGTTGCAATTTTGTGAGGTTAAACAAATGAAGTTGTATTGTGACAACGACAGTTCTTCACATTGCTTCCGATCATATGTTTCATGa
- the LOC114398569 gene encoding uncharacterized protein LOC114398569, which translates to MVETAHTLLLNENLLVHFWGYAVLTDSYLINRITSLTLDNKIHLFIISSVMSSLSSIAISKNFHEALDHPGWRQAMIVEMQTLEHNGTWELVPLFHGKKTVGCRWVYAIKVVLNGEVDYLKARLVAKGYSQIYGLDNSGTFSSVAKITTI; encoded by the exons ATGGTTGAGACTGCTCACACCTTATTGCTTAATGAAAATCTACTTGTTCACTTTTGGGGTTATGCAGTCCTCACTGATAGCTATCTCATAAATAGAATAACCTCTTTAACACTTGATAATAAGattcatcttttcattatcTCTTCAGTAAT GTCTTCCTTGTCTTCTATTGCTATTTCCAAAAACTTTCATGAGGCACTTGATCATCCAGGATGGCGACAAGCCATGATTGTTGAAATGCAAACTCTTGAACACAATGGTACATGGGAGTTGGTTCCTCTCTTTCATGGAAAGAAAACAGTTGGGTGTAGATGGGTATATGCTATCAAAGTTGTTCTTAATGGTGAAGTTGATTATCTTAAGGCCCGATTAGTAGCCAAAGGATATTCCCAAATCTATGGTCTTGACAATAGTGGCACTTTTTCTTCTGTGGCCAAAATCACTACTATCTAG